The genomic region TCCTCTCCTTCTCCCACAACTTTACTAGAAAATAAACCTTACAAAATAAGGCTAAAAGATTCTGCCACTGCTACAAATCTCAATAAGAAAACTCACCCCGGCGGATTATCATTAGGGTCATCTGGGTCATAAATTTTATTTGTTTTACTAGGGATAATTTCATTGTGGATTTCACTAGGTTCTACATCTTTGCCATCATTGCTTAGTGCTAAAAGCGTCTTTTTAAAATCATAAATACTCTTTGGTGCATAAAAGTTCCCCTCTGTTTCTTTAGAGAGATTTTCTAAAAATTCTAGTTTTTGCCCTAAAGAAAAAGTATGGATTTTCACCCAATTATCTTTAGAGCCTTTAGAATTCGCAACACTATTGTTGTTTAGGTTTTTAGTAAGCTTTAGCATTCTTTGTGCATTATGCGCATCATTTAGCCCACTATCAGTGATAAGATAAATCTCTTTTTTTAAGCCATTGTCTTTAGTAAAATGGCTCATTGCCTTAATCAAAGCATAATTTACCATTACACTTTGCGTGTTTGTAGTTTGCAAAGTTTTAGTTTCTTCTACAAAGTCTTGCGTATTAAACACATCATCAAAGTCTTTAACATCATTAAAGCTAAAGCTTACAAGCGTGATTTTTGCATACATATCTTCATCTTCTTTAAAAATATGCTTAGCTAAACTTGGTGCGATTTCTTTAAAAGCAAGAACATAATCTTTCATAGAATCCGCAACATTAATCACAATAGCCACTTCTTTAGTAGGCTTAGTGCGAAGCTTAAGATGAAAGCTATCGCTTTGCTTATCGTAATTGTTTAAGAAAAATTGCTGCTTATCACAAACACTTTGCACAACTAAATTATTATCTTTTAAAAAATACATAAATTGCCTATCTGGGCTTACATAAGCTTGTGCTTGTGCATCCCAAGCACCTCCATTTAGAATCTCTCCTGCAAAGCGGATATAGCGGAATTTATTAGAAATATTTTGTGCATTAAGCTTATCCTTATCTTTTACCCAAAGCACACTAGAATCAAAATGTGAGACTTTTTGCATTTGGCTACACTCAAAGCCATAGATTAAATTAGGTAATGTGCTTTTAATGAGATTTTCATCAACTTCTGGAACTTCTGGAATTGGGTCTTTAGCATAGCTTAAAGAAAGGAGTAGGGATAAAGCGCATAAGGCTTTAAGAATTTGATTGAGACAAGTGTGTTTTAAAAGTGTGAATTGATACATAATATCCTCCTTAAGGTGTTTATTAAGTGCATAAACCTTATCAAATAAAGACATTAAAAACAATAAAAGAGCCTAAATGAGAAAGCAAACATCGAAGATTCTATCTTAGTCTAGTGATTTGAGAACTTCCAAAAAACGTGGTGGGATTTTGAGCGGTTTTTGCAATACTGTATCGACAAATGCCAGCAGCGCTTCCATACTAAAGATAAGAATCTCCTCACTGCTCACATCTATCGCGCTGTGGATTCTATAAATTTGCTGCTCTATTAGCAAACTGCTTTGACGTATTTTTAGCACCTTTGAGCGCACCTCTAGCAAATCTCCAAGCCTCGCAGGTGTTACAAACTTCGCGTTAAGCGAGCTTAACACAAAACCACAATTCCCCTCAAAAGGCAAACTATTTTGGCTAAAAAATAGCTCGCTGCGCGCGCGCTCGCAGTATTTTATGTAGTTTGTGTGATAGACGATTTGCCCGCAGTCTGTATCTTCAAAATAGATGCGTATGCGCATTTGCGCCTCCTTAGGTTTTTGCGCGGCATTATAGCGCAAACTCGTGCTATAATCGCTGGCAATTTTTCACACAAAGGCATGCGATGATTTATCTTGATAATGCCGCGACAAGCTTTCCTAAACCTCCTTGCGTGACGCAAGCAGTGGTGGAATTTATGCAAAATATTGGTGCAAGTGCGGGCAGGGGCGCGTATAAAAGCGCGCAAAATTCTGGGAATCTACTTTTTAGTGTAAGGGAACGCTTAGCAAGGCTTTTGGGAAACAAGCAAAGCGCACAAAATATCTTTTTCACCTACAATACCACTTATGCGCTCAATCTCGTTCTGCACGGGATTTTAGAGCAAAATGACAATGTGCTAATAACCCAAATCGAGCATAATGCACTTATGCGTCCGCTCAAATTTTTGGAACACACAAAAGGAATTAAAATACGACAAATCCCAACCACCGCACAATGTGGGCTTAATCTCACGCAGGCAAAAGAGCTTTCAAAAGGCGTGAAACTCATCGCGTGCATTGGTGCAAACAATGTAACCGGTGCGATTATGCCATTAGATTCCCTCAAGGAAATTGCACAAGAATCTGGTGCGTTTTTGCTGATTGACGCAGCGCAGATTCTTGGCGTGAGTGCATTTGAAAATGATGGTGTGGATATTGTGTGTGGGAGTGCGCACAAAGGACTTTTAGCGCCTATGGGTTTGGGAATCTGTGCGTTAAGTCAAAGGGCGGGGCAATATTTAGAGCCTTTGATTCTAGGTGGCACAGGCAGTGCGAGTGAAAGCCTAGAGCAACCAAAGGTGCTTCCTGATAAGTTTGAAAGTGGCACGCAAAATATGCACGCAATCGCTGGGCTAGATTCCGCGCTGGTGTGGCTTGAAAATGTCGGGGTGGAAAAGATTTTTTTACACGAAAATACTATCCGTGCGTATTTTATAGAGGGATTAAGATGTATTGAAGGCGTTGGCGGGATTAAAATCTGCGAGATAGAATCTAACTATAAAAGCACGGGTGTGCTTTCTTTTACCTGCGCGGATATTGCTAAAATGGCGCATTTGCTTGACAAACACTATGGTATTTGCGTGCGCGCTGGCTTGCATTGTAACCCCTGCACACATAAGACAATAGACACACTCGCAACTTGTGGCACAATCCGCCTAAGCCCAAGCTATACCACAACTTTCACAGATGCCGAGCTCACCCTTAAAGCCATTGCTGAAATTGCTAAGATTCTTAAGACGCTATAAAAACCCTTAAAATAATTTGATACGAAAGCACTAGATTCGCACAAACACACGCCTCCCCCCCCCCAACTTAATAAAGAATGATTTTTGACAAAATAAACATTATTCCATATTCCAAAGATCGCAAAGATTTTTTAGGGGATTTAAAAGGGAAAATCCCCTTGTAAGACTCTGAAGTAATTAATTGAGCGTAGCAAAATTGTATTACAAAAAGCAGTCTCACCCTAATTAAAATATTTTATGTTAATGATTGATTGAGATTTGAATCGGGTAAAAGGCATTATTATGCTTCGCACTTTGCCTTTTGCATAAAGTGGATTTTGTAATTTATCTGCAACAAGCGGTTTTAGTCAAGGGCAGGCGTAGCCTATCCACGAGTGACACCCTTGACTAAAAAGATAAGCGCAGTTTCTTATACTGCTGGATTGAAAAAATGGGTGTTATTTGAGTGCTATGTAACAAGCAGTAAAGAAACACCCAAAACCAAATATTATTGTGCTAACCACTAGAATTTTCACCATTTACAGCCCTCCTAATCTCTTTGATTAATTTTTTAATGTTAGTTTGTAATATAACAACGAAAAATAAGCAATAGGATAAAAGGCAATTAAAGTCAATAGTGAAGTAAGTGCAAAATTTCGCTTGCGAGAATTGAGAATAGTCCTAGCAAATTTGCTAGGAAATAACACGCCAAAAAGAGATTTTTTTTGAAAACTTTATTTTTTTTGGGGGTTACTACGACTACCCCATAAGACTTTATTTGTCTTAAAACTTCACTTTCAATACAATCAGTATCCTTCAGTGTCCTTGCACGAGATACACACATTTTAGTAAGAAATATTCCTCCCAACACAAGGTAAGAATATCTCTCTATCTTTCTGCGTAAAGCTCCCTTAAATTACTTTTTTACTTTAAATTCTTTTCCAACTCCGCGACAAGTTGCCATGTTTTTACCACAGAATCTGGATTAAGTGAAATTGAACTAATACCCTCTTTTACGAGGAATTCTGTAATCTCTGGGTAATCGCTTGGGGCTTGTCCGCAGATTCCGCAATATTTATTGTGTCTTTTGCACGCAGCAATTGCTTGCTTGAACATCGCAAACATTGCCGGATTACGCTCATCAAAAATGTGGCTTACAAGTTGTCCGTCCCTATCTACGCCAAGAGTAAGTTGCGTAAGGTCGTTTGAGCCAATAGAATAGCCATCAAACATACTCAAAAACTCGTCAGCCAAAATCACATTCACAGGCAGTTCGCACATTACATAGATTTCTAGTCCGTTGCGCCCAGATTCTAATCCGTTGCGACGCATTATCTCAAGCACCTTTTTCCCCTCCTCTGGTGTGCGTAAAAATGGAATCATCACTTTCATATTTGTAAGCCCCATCTCATCGCGCACCATCGCTAGTGCCTCACATTCCCATTCAAACGCCGTGCGATAAAGGTCAGAATAATATCTGCTCGCCCCACGATAGCCTAGCATTGGGTTTTCCTCTTGTGGTTCATAGCCCGCACCTGCGACCATTCCACGATATTCATTTGATTTAAAGTCGCTTGTGCGCACAATCACAGGGTTTGGATAAAACGCCGAACAAATCATACCGATACCCTCGGCAATCTTTTTCACAAAGAAATCTTTCGGATTCTCATAGCCTGCCATAAGTTTTTCAATCTCTGTGCGCTCTTTGATTTCCTTGCCCTTGCCATTTTGTATATCAAGTAACGCGAGCGGGTGGGCTTTAATCTGATTTAGCACGATAAGCTCCATACGTGCTAACCCCACGCCATTATTTGGCAATTTTGAGAATCCAAAGGCTTTTTCTGGATTCCCAACATTCATGTAAATTTTGGTTTTTGTCTTGCCGAGATTCTCAAGCTCGAGTGCCTCGACTTCATAATCACAAATACCCGCATACACATAACCTT from Helicobacter himalayensis harbors:
- a CDS encoding vWA domain-containing protein, giving the protein MYQFTLLKHTCLNQILKALCALSLLLSLSYAKDPIPEVPEVDENLIKSTLPNLIYGFECSQMQKVSHFDSSVLWVKDKDKLNAQNISNKFRYIRFAGEILNGGAWDAQAQAYVSPDRQFMYFLKDNNLVVQSVCDKQQFFLNNYDKQSDSFHLKLRTKPTKEVAIVINVADSMKDYVLAFKEIAPSLAKHIFKEDEDMYAKITLVSFSFNDVKDFDDVFNTQDFVEETKTLQTTNTQSVMVNYALIKAMSHFTKDNGLKKEIYLITDSGLNDAHNAQRMLKLTKNLNNNSVANSKGSKDNWVKIHTFSLGQKLEFLENLSKETEGNFYAPKSIYDFKKTLLALSNDGKDVEPSEIHNEIIPSKTNKIYDPDDPNDNPPG
- a CDS encoding YbgC/FadM family acyl-CoA thioesterase translates to MRIRIYFEDTDCGQIVYHTNYIKYCERARSELFFSQNSLPFEGNCGFVLSSLNAKFVTPARLGDLLEVRSKVLKIRQSSLLIEQQIYRIHSAIDVSSEEILIFSMEALLAFVDTVLQKPLKIPPRFLEVLKSLD
- a CDS encoding aminotransferase class V-fold PLP-dependent enzyme: MIYLDNAATSFPKPPCVTQAVVEFMQNIGASAGRGAYKSAQNSGNLLFSVRERLARLLGNKQSAQNIFFTYNTTYALNLVLHGILEQNDNVLITQIEHNALMRPLKFLEHTKGIKIRQIPTTAQCGLNLTQAKELSKGVKLIACIGANNVTGAIMPLDSLKEIAQESGAFLLIDAAQILGVSAFENDGVDIVCGSAHKGLLAPMGLGICALSQRAGQYLEPLILGGTGSASESLEQPKVLPDKFESGTQNMHAIAGLDSALVWLENVGVEKIFLHENTIRAYFIEGLRCIEGVGGIKICEIESNYKSTGVLSFTCADIAKMAHLLDKHYGICVRAGLHCNPCTHKTIDTLATCGTIRLSPSYTTTFTDAELTLKAIAEIAKILKTL